A genomic segment from Ochotona princeps isolate mOchPri1 chromosome 11, mOchPri1.hap1, whole genome shotgun sequence encodes:
- the BLK gene encoding tyrosine-protein kinase Blk isoform X2, translating into MVKGEKLQVLKETGDWWLAKSLVTGREGYVPSNFVAGVETLEVEKWFFKSISRKEAERQLLAPVNKVGAFLIRESETSKGAFSLSVKDACPQGEVIKHYKIRSLDEGGYYISPRATFPSLQALVEHYSEKGDGLCQKLTLPCVRVAPQSPWAQDEWEIPRQSLKLVRKLGAGQFGEVWMGYYKNSVKVAIKTLKEGTMSPEAFLGEANLMKTLQHERLVRLYAVVTKEPIYIVTEYMARGCLLDFLKTDEGSKLSLPQLIDMSAQIAEGMAYIEHMNSIHRDLRAANILVSEALSCKIADFGLARIIDSEYTAQEGAKFPIKWTAPEAIHFGVFTIKADVWSFGILLMEIVTYGRVPYPGMSNPEVIRSLERGYRMPRPDSCPPELYRDVITECWRSRPEERPTFEFLQSVLEDFYTATERQYELQP; encoded by the exons ATGGTGAAGGGGGAGAAGCTGCAGGTCTTGAAGGA AACCGGAGACTGGTGGTTGGCAAAGTCGCTCGTCACCGGGAGAGAAGGCTATGTGCCCAGCAACTTCGTGGCCGGAGTAGAGACCTTGGAGGTGGAAAA GTGGTTTTTTAAGTCAATCAGccggaaagaggcagagaggcagctgcTTGCTCCAGTCAACAAGGTGGGCGCCTTCCTCATCAGAGAGAGCGAGACCAGTAAAG GTGCCTTCTCTCTGTCGGTGAAGGATGCCTGCCCCCAGGGGGAGGTGATCAAGCACTATAAGATCCGCTCCCTGGACGAAGGGGGATACTACATCTCGCCCCGTgccaccttcccctccctgcaAGCCCTGGTGGAGCACTATTCTG AGAAGGGCGATGGGCTATGCCAGAAGCTGACCCTGCCCTGTGTACGTGTGGCTCCTCAGAGCCCCTGGGCGCAGGACGAGTGGGAGATCCCCCGGCAGTCTCTCAAGCTGGTCCGGAAGCTTGGGGCTGGGCAATTCGGCGAAGTCTGGATGG GTTACTACAAGAACAGTGTGAAGGTGGCCATCAAGACCTTGAAGGAAGGAACTATGTCTCCAGAAGCCTTCCTGGGTGAGGCCAACCTCATGAAGACCCTACAGCATGAGAGGCTGGTCCGGCTCTATGCCGTGGTCACCAAGGAGCCCATCTACATCGTCACCGAGTACATGGCCCGAG GCTGCTTGCTGGATTTCCTGAAGACAGACGAAGGTAGCAAATTATCCCTCCCGCAGCTGATTGACATGTCAGCCCAA ATTGCTGAAGGCATGGCGTACATAGAGCACATGAATTCTATCCACCGCGACCTGAGGGCGGCCAACATCCTGGTGTCAGAGGCGCTGAGCTGCAAAAttgctgactttggcctagcccgCATCATCGACAGCGAGTATACCGCCCAGGAGG GAGCCAAGTTCCCCATCAAGTGGACAGCGCCGGAAGCCATCCACTTCGGGGTGTTCACTATCAAAGCCGACGTGTGGTCCTTTGGAATCCTCTTGATGGAGATTGTTACCTACGGACGTGTGCCCTACCCAG GCATGAGCAACCCCGAGGTCATCCGCAGCCTGGAGCGTGGCTACCGCATGCCGCGCCCGGACTCCTGTCCGCCAGAGCTGTACCGCGATGTCATCACCGAGTGCTGGCGAAGCCGGCCAGAGGAGCGGCCCACCTTCGAGTTCCTGCAGTCGGTGCTGGAGGATTTCTACACCGCCACCGAGCGCCAGTACGAGCTGCAGCCCTGA
- the BLK gene encoding tyrosine-protein kinase Blk isoform X1 — MGLVSSKKQAKKGKSHWSSVTVSTQSKAPPPLPPLVVPNHLDPPPPSELPDQEAHFVVALYDYAAANDQDLQMVKGEKLQVLKETGDWWLAKSLVTGREGYVPSNFVAGVETLEVEKWFFKSISRKEAERQLLAPVNKVGAFLIRESETSKGAFSLSVKDACPQGEVIKHYKIRSLDEGGYYISPRATFPSLQALVEHYSEKGDGLCQKLTLPCVRVAPQSPWAQDEWEIPRQSLKLVRKLGAGQFGEVWMGYYKNSVKVAIKTLKEGTMSPEAFLGEANLMKTLQHERLVRLYAVVTKEPIYIVTEYMARGCLLDFLKTDEGSKLSLPQLIDMSAQIAEGMAYIEHMNSIHRDLRAANILVSEALSCKIADFGLARIIDSEYTAQEGAKFPIKWTAPEAIHFGVFTIKADVWSFGILLMEIVTYGRVPYPGMSNPEVIRSLERGYRMPRPDSCPPELYRDVITECWRSRPEERPTFEFLQSVLEDFYTATERQYELQP, encoded by the exons ATGGGGCTGGTGAGCAGCAAGAAGCAGGCGAAGAAGGGCAAGAGCCACTGGAGCTCCGTGACGGTCAGCACTCAGAGCAAGGCGCCCCCACCACTGCCGCCCCTG GTCGTCCCGAACCACCTGGACCCCCCACCTCCCAGTGAACTCCCGGACCAAG AGGCACATTTTGTGGTGGCCCTGTATGACTACGCCGCTGCCAATGACCAGGATCTGCAGATGGTGAAGGGGGAGAAGCTGCAGGTCTTGAAGGA AACCGGAGACTGGTGGTTGGCAAAGTCGCTCGTCACCGGGAGAGAAGGCTATGTGCCCAGCAACTTCGTGGCCGGAGTAGAGACCTTGGAGGTGGAAAA GTGGTTTTTTAAGTCAATCAGccggaaagaggcagagaggcagctgcTTGCTCCAGTCAACAAGGTGGGCGCCTTCCTCATCAGAGAGAGCGAGACCAGTAAAG GTGCCTTCTCTCTGTCGGTGAAGGATGCCTGCCCCCAGGGGGAGGTGATCAAGCACTATAAGATCCGCTCCCTGGACGAAGGGGGATACTACATCTCGCCCCGTgccaccttcccctccctgcaAGCCCTGGTGGAGCACTATTCTG AGAAGGGCGATGGGCTATGCCAGAAGCTGACCCTGCCCTGTGTACGTGTGGCTCCTCAGAGCCCCTGGGCGCAGGACGAGTGGGAGATCCCCCGGCAGTCTCTCAAGCTGGTCCGGAAGCTTGGGGCTGGGCAATTCGGCGAAGTCTGGATGG GTTACTACAAGAACAGTGTGAAGGTGGCCATCAAGACCTTGAAGGAAGGAACTATGTCTCCAGAAGCCTTCCTGGGTGAGGCCAACCTCATGAAGACCCTACAGCATGAGAGGCTGGTCCGGCTCTATGCCGTGGTCACCAAGGAGCCCATCTACATCGTCACCGAGTACATGGCCCGAG GCTGCTTGCTGGATTTCCTGAAGACAGACGAAGGTAGCAAATTATCCCTCCCGCAGCTGATTGACATGTCAGCCCAA ATTGCTGAAGGCATGGCGTACATAGAGCACATGAATTCTATCCACCGCGACCTGAGGGCGGCCAACATCCTGGTGTCAGAGGCGCTGAGCTGCAAAAttgctgactttggcctagcccgCATCATCGACAGCGAGTATACCGCCCAGGAGG GAGCCAAGTTCCCCATCAAGTGGACAGCGCCGGAAGCCATCCACTTCGGGGTGTTCACTATCAAAGCCGACGTGTGGTCCTTTGGAATCCTCTTGATGGAGATTGTTACCTACGGACGTGTGCCCTACCCAG GCATGAGCAACCCCGAGGTCATCCGCAGCCTGGAGCGTGGCTACCGCATGCCGCGCCCGGACTCCTGTCCGCCAGAGCTGTACCGCGATGTCATCACCGAGTGCTGGCGAAGCCGGCCAGAGGAGCGGCCCACCTTCGAGTTCCTGCAGTCGGTGCTGGAGGATTTCTACACCGCCACCGAGCGCCAGTACGAGCTGCAGCCCTGA